A segment of the Pedobacter faecalis genome:
GCAAAAGGGATAGTACCGGGAAGGCGACAGCCAACCAGAATGGCACCTGCAGTTTGCGCGGGATATACCTGAGGCTAAGCGCTACCGCAGCAATAAAGATCAAAAGAAATATGAGAGGCAGAAAGCCTATACCGCCTGAAGCGCCGACTGTTTGCCTGATATCGGACAAAGAGTAACCGAAAAGGTCGGCCCCTAATGGCACCAGCGACACATTAAAATACTGGATAAGCAACAGATGTGTTATAATGATGAGAACGATAAAAACGCTGAAAACAAGTCTGGCCAGACGAGGCTTGGCGAAATAAAGTAAAACGAACAGGATATACGCTGCAACCTGCCATTTCAACCAGAACAGAAAACCGGCCAGCCATGACCAAAGCACCATGGCAGGCCAACCTGCAGGAAACTCATGGGTGAGCCCATTTAATACAATTTCAAAAAGGCCGATGCATAAAACCGCCATCAGCCAGACCAATGAAAGCTTGATAAACAAATGTGACGCTGCTTTTATCCGGATCATCTTAGTTCGGCTTTTTTGTGAAACCCTGCCTGGTCATCTCGCCCCAGGCATTCTTTTTTCTCAGGAGGTCTATATTTCCCATAACGGCTGACCAAACCACGAAGGGATGGAAAATAAATGGTTCAAGGAATGCCGTTAAAACCAGCATAAGGATATCGCGACTGCGTTTATATTGATTGTAGGTCAACACCTCCATAAGAATGGCAAAAACGGAATACAAAAAGCCGAAACTGAATATAAAAAACAACAGGCCCAGGAAGAAAGTCCAATGAATAAGTCCGAGCAGTACGAATATCAGGAATGCCACCATGCCCAGAAATTCAACGATCGGTGCTAAAAACTCGAAAAAAAACCAGTAAGGATAACTGACCATACCTAAAAGGCGGTATTTGGGATTGAAGAACATGACCTTATGCATCTGCAAGGTCTCTATCGTACCGCGGGTCCAACGGTTACGCTGCCTGCCCAAAATCTTAAAGGAGGCAGGCGCTTCTGTCCAGCACAGCGGATCAGGAATAAAACTAACTTTGTAAGGCTCGTTTTGTTCTTCCATGTATCTTCTCATCCGAACAACCAGTTCCATATCTTCACCCACCGTATTATGGTTGTATCCGCCACATTTAATCACAATATCCCGATCGAAAGCACCAAAAGCCCCGGATATTAATAAAAGGCCGTTAAGCCTGCTCCATGCCATCCTTCCTAATAGGAAGGCCCTGATATATTCCAGCGTTTGCACCCTTGGCAGGAATTGCCTCGGCAAATTAACCTTAACAAGTCGACCGTTTTCGACCTCGCAGCTGTTGGCTATGCGGATAACACCACCCGTGGCAATGACGCGCTTCTCTGTCGTTTCCAGAAAAGGCTTGGCTAGTTTAAGCAGGGCATCCTGCTCAAGGATACAGTCCACGTCAATACATACGATATAACTGTTTTGAGCAATATTAATCCCCACATTAAGAGCGTCTGCTTTACCGCCGTTTTGCTTGTCGACCACAATAAGCTTCCTGTAAACAGCCTTATTGCTTTTATAAACACCCCGTACCGGTTTGGTCTGGATCTGCGGATTCACAAAAAAATCTGCCTTGTAAAGGTCGTAAGCACTAATAAGCTTTTCCAGTGAATCGTCTTTGCTGCCATCGTTAATAATAATCACTTCCAGGTTATTAAAGTTAATAGACAGCAGCGACCTCACATTCTCGATGATGTTGGCTCCTTCGTTGTAGGCCGGTGCCAGTATGCTGATGCTTGGCGATTCGTTGGAGCCGGCAAGTACCCGGTAATCGGTAAAACTATTCTTGCGGAGATAATT
Coding sequences within it:
- a CDS encoding glycosyltransferase family 2 protein; its protein translation is MSWQTILLDIFTYGLLLYSVLLLSGYLFIGAYSIGEVRNYLRKNSFTDYRVLAGSNESPSISILAPAYNEGANIIENVRSLLSINFNNLEVIIINDGSKDDSLEKLISAYDLYKADFFVNPQIQTKPVRGVYKSNKAVYRKLIVVDKQNGGKADALNVGINIAQNSYIVCIDVDCILEQDALLKLAKPFLETTEKRVIATGGVIRIANSCEVENGRLVKVNLPRQFLPRVQTLEYIRAFLLGRMAWSRLNGLLLISGAFGAFDRDIVIKCGGYNHNTVGEDMELVVRMRRYMEEQNEPYKVSFIPDPLCWTEAPASFKILGRQRNRWTRGTIETLQMHKVMFFNPKYRLLGMVSYPYWFFFEFLAPIVEFLGMVAFLIFVLLGLIHWTFFLGLLFFIFSFGFLYSVFAILMEVLTYNQYKRSRDILMLVLTAFLEPFIFHPFVVWSAVMGNIDLLRKKNAWGEMTRQGFTKKPN